Proteins encoded within one genomic window of Calonectris borealis chromosome 1, bCalBor7.hap1.2, whole genome shotgun sequence:
- the ELK3 gene encoding ETS domain-containing protein Elk-3 produces the protein MESAITLWQFLLQLLLDQKHEHLICWTSNDGEFKLLKAEEVAKLWGLRKNKTNMNYDKLSRALRYYYDKNIIKKVIGQKFVYKFVSFPEILKMDPHAVEISRESLLLQDSDCKMPSESRDQHKHSLSALKSTSRNEYIHSGLYSSFTINSLQNQPDPYKPIKTEKVEEKSEGNTPVEEVRTVIRFVTNKTDKQVMRPMVSLPSTSETAAASAFLSSSVSAKISSLMLPNSASISSPSSSSSRSPSLSPTSPLPAEHRSLFLESSCHDSDSLEPLNLSSGSKAKSPSLPPKAKKPKGLEISAPPMVLSSTDIGSIALNSPALPSGSLTPAFFTAQTPNGLLLTPSPLLSSIHFWSSLSPVAPLSPARLQGPNTLFQFPTLLNGHIPVPLPSLDGASSPVLLSPNAQKS, from the exons ATGGAGAGTGCAATCACACTGTGGCAGTTCCTTTTGCAGTTGCTGCTAGACCAGAAACATGAGCACCTGATTTGCTGGACGTCTAATGATGGCGAATTCAAGCTACTCAAGGCAGAAGAAGTGGCTAAGCTGTGGGgactcagaaaaaacaaaactaatatgAATTATGACAAGCTGAGCCGAGCGCTCAGATACTATTATGACAAG aaCATCATCAAGAAAGTGATCGGACAGAAATTTGTGTACAAGTTTGTCTCCTttcctgagattttaaaaatggatCCACATGCTGTGGAAATCAGCAGAGAGAGTCTTTTGCTGCAGGACAGCGACTGTAAGATGCCTTCCGAGAGCAGAGATCAGCACAAGCACAGCTTGTCAGCACTGAAAAGCACAAGCCGTAATGAATATATCCACTCTGGCCTGTACTCCTCTTTCACTATCAACTCTCTGCAGAACCAGCCAGATCCTTACAAGccaatcaaaacagaaaaagtggAGGAGAAGTCAGAAGGAAACACACCAGTCGAAGAAGTTCGGACTGTTATAAGATTTGTgacaaacaaaacagacaaacaagTCATGAGGCCCATGGTGTCGTTGCCTTCCACTTCCGAAACAgcagctgcctctgcttttctcagCTCGTCAGTCTCAGCTAAAATATCTTCCTTAATGCTACCCAACAGTGCCAGCATTTCATCtccatcatcatcttcctccagGTCACCGTCTCTGTCTCCCACCTCACCCCTCCCTGCAGAACACAGGAGCCTCTTCCTTGAGTCCAGTTGCCACGACTCGGATTCCCTTGAGCCTCTGAACCTCTCCTCAGGCTCCAAAGCAAAATCTCCATCTCTTCCCCCAAAGGCTAAAAAACCCAAAGGCTTGGAAATCTCCGCCCCACCTATGGTTCTCTCCAGCACTGACATCGGTTCCATCGCCCTCAACAGCCCCGCGCTTCCTTCGGGATCCCTGACTCCAGCTTTCTTCACTGCACAG ACCCCAAATGGATTATTGCTGACCCCAAGCCCGCTGCTGTCTAGCATTCATTTCTGGAGCAGCCTCAGTCCTGTTGCTCCTCTGAGTCCTGCCAGGCTGCAAGGACCAAACACTCTGTTCCAG